A window from Pangasianodon hypophthalmus isolate fPanHyp1 chromosome 4, fPanHyp1.pri, whole genome shotgun sequence encodes these proteins:
- the LOC113540363 gene encoding C-X-C motif chemokine 10: MKSSALAITVLTCALLAMTEGVPALYHRCQCTDTVAKEISDHRIVKLEIFQPGPHCKDIEVIATLKFRKEIKLCLNPNDKWVQNALKRRNLDHGMLLQ; the protein is encoded by the exons atgaagtctTCAGCTCTAGCTATCACTGTTTTAACCTGTGCTCTCTTGGCAATGACAGAAG GAGTTCCGGCCCTGTATCACCGATGTCAGTGTACAGACACAGTGGCAAAGGAAATCTCTGATCATAGAATTGTGAAGCTGGAGATTTTTCAACCTGGTCCTCACTGCAAAGATATAGaagtaat TGCTACACTGAAATTCCGGAAGGAAATTAAATTGTGCCTCAACCCCAACGACAAGTGGGTGCAGAACGCCCTCAAAAG AAGGAACCTGGACCATGGAATGCTACTGCAATGA